TCTACCTTTAGTACTGCAGGAGGATCGACTAATTCGATATTTTTAATGCTATTCCCCGCTTGCTCTTCACCTTTAACATAAATTCCTGTTAGAACAGGATCCTGACCTAATTTCACGAGGTTTTCAATCAATTCATCTAACGTAACGCCTTTTGTCGGTGCCCACCTCGTTTGAGACATTTGCAGCGTTGTGAATATACTGTTTGCTGGAATTCTCTCAAGTGATGTTAAGACATTTAATAAAGGTGAGGCCATTCCGTATCTTGAAACAAGAATATAGAAATCCGTTCGAAATTCATAGTCTCTTGATAAGAAATCAAGCGGTTTGCGAATCCCTTCCCTTGCCACCTCTTCACCAAAGATAACGATTCGAATATGTGCCAAGTAGAGTTTACCTGGAATTTCTTTTGTAAGTTCTCTCAAAGCCTCTAAGATTGTTCCGCCAGATGAATGGTAGGTGGTAACTGCAGTCTCAGTTGTCATCATCGTTTGTTGTGAAGCGATCTGGCTTGGGTTAAGCACTTGTACGCTGACAAGGTAGCCATCTTCAGCTTTATCAATCGCCATGGCAGTAGCGATGGCAAGATCATTCAACTCTGTTTTACTCCAGCAGCCTGCAAGAAGAAAGAGCGAAAAAAAGCTTGTGAGAAGCAGAATACATTTTCGCTTCAAGTTAATTCCCCCTATTTTTTGGTGGCTTCGGAGGCGGTGAATCTTCACGATTCAGGTTGTTTTTACCAATTAAATACGGTCGGGTAGTCATTGCCCACCATGGAAATCTAACTGCGGTATCTTTAATGTCTTTTTTGTAGTAAGGTCCTAATGGAGAAAGATATGGAACTCCAAAGGAACGTAAACTGCACAAATGAAGCACCATAACAATTAAGCCGAGAATGATGCCAAATAACCCGAACATCGACGCAAGAAGCATAAACAGAAAGCGAAGAATGCGAACAGCGATTGCTAAGTTATAAGCTGGAAAAACAAAGCTTGCGATGGCTGTTATAGAAACGACAATAACCATGGCAGAGGAAACGAGTCCGGCATTAACAGCAGCTTCTCCAAGCACGAGGGCACCGACAATCGAAATCGCCGGTCCAACTGCACGTGGCATACGGACCCCTGCTTCACGTAAAATTTCAAATGTGACTTCCATTAGCACAGCTTCGACGATTGCAGGAAAGGGGATGGCTTCTCTTTGGGCAGCAAGACTAACAAGGAGCTGAGTTGGCAACATTTCCTGATGGAAAGTTGTTACCGCGATATATACTGCAGGAGTTAGTAGAGCTAGAAAGAAAGTAATATGGCGAAGCAGGCGTATGAAAGTCCCAATATCAAACCGCTGGTAATAATCTTCGGCGGATTGGAGAAATTGCATAAAAATGGCCGGGACTAACAGCACAAATGGGGTGCCATCAACTAAAATTGCAACCCTGCCTTCCAGCAAGCTTGCCGCAGTAGAATCCGGTCGTTCTGTATGATATACGGTCGGAAACGGTGAATAAGTGCCGTCTTCGATTAATTCTTCAATATAGCCGCTTTCCAAAATCGAATCGATATTGATTCGATCTAGGCGTTTATGAACCTCCTCAACGACTTTGCTGTCTGCAATCCCTTTAATGTACACGATGGAGACATCTGTTTTCGTTCGTTTGCCAATCACTTTTCCTTCAATGCGAAGGTTAGGATCTTTCACTCTTCGCCGAATGAGGGCTGTGTTTGTTCGCAACGTTTCTGTGAAACTGTCTTTCGGGCCGCGGATGACTGTTTGAGCGCTTGGCTCTTCAATACTGCGATCATTCCAGCCGCGTGTGTCGCAGGCAAAACAAGAATGTGATCCATCTATTAAAATAATTGTGTTGCCTGATAGGATATGGTTTAAAGCGGTATCAAAATCATCGACACTTTTTAAATCCCCAACCGTGAGGAAGGCGGAAGCAATGAAATCAACAGGATGAAATATTTTCGCATCTGTTCGATTAAGCTTTGATTCACGAATGTTTAGCATTAAGGATTCTAATATATAATTGTGGATGAAGTCCTCATCAGCCAGACCGTCAGTGTAAACGATGGCTAGGTGAATGTTTTGTTCGACACCGGCTCGAAATTCACGGATGACAATATCATTGCTATTGCCGGTAATTTGCTTAATTCTCTCGATATTCTTTATTAATGAATGGCTGATCGGGTTTTTTTCTTTCTTTTCATCTTGCTGTTTAGATTCGTTTCCATTCTTTTTTTTGACGGTAGTCTTTAGCTTTTTTTTAAACATAAAGAGTAACCTCGTTAAATGAATTTGTTTTACCTAGTATTTCCAGTCGAGGTATTTTTACACAATATTCTTCCGTAAAACAGTTTACCAATTAGATTGTTATGATTATGATAAGGATGATGTGGAGTTAACTGAAGGAGGACATAGAGACTAGCAATGGTTTGGGATGTTTTGAATGTAATAGGTACAATTGCATTTGCGATAAGCGGAGCCATTATTGCGATGGAAGAGGAATATGATATTCTTGGCGTATACATTTTAGGTTTTGCAACGGCATTTGGGGGAGGTACGGTCAGAAATATATTGATTGACTTGCCATTAAGCCATATTTGGCAGCAAAATATTCTTTTTTATATTGCGATCCTTGTGATCGGCATCGTTTTCTTTTTGCCGAATTCGTGGATTGAAAGCTACAGTAAATGGGCGTGGGGCGTGTTTTTCGATGCGATAGGCTTGGGGGCGTTTGCTATTCAAGGGGCGCTTTATGCGTACAATATGAATCATCCTTTGATTGCGGTCGTCGTTGCAGCTGCATTGACAGGAGCTGGCGGAGGGGTAATCCGTGACTTGCTTGCGAGGCGGCAGCCGCTCATTTTAAAAAAAGAAATGTATGCGGTATGGGCCATGATGGGCGGGTTGATTGTTGGCCTCGGTTTGGCGAATCATGACATTCTCCTCTATTTTGTTCTTGCACTTATCGTTGCTTGCCGCATGCTTGCACACCATTACGGATGGCAATTGCCGCGCAAAAAAAGGAAAGGAGAGGAATCCTCTGCCTAATGAAAGGCAAAGGATGGGCCTCTCTTTCTTAATTTCTTTAATGCTTCTTTTCGCCACGATTTCACCGCTTCTTTCGTTGCTCCATGTTCTTCTGCGATTTCGGTGATTGTTTTTTGGTTCAAAATTGCTTCAATTGCCCATGTTTTCTGTTTCTCGCTTAGCGGCGCCAAATAACTTCGGAATTGTTCTTCATCCAATAATGTTTCAGAAAAGCTATACGTATTTTGATCAATTGCCGTTTCAAAAGCGGCTGTATGTCTCTCGCCATATCGCTTTTCTTTTTTTAACTGTTCCAACATTTTTCCTCGGACGGTTACATAGGCATACGCGGAAAAATTTCCTTTCCTTTGATCATATCTTTGCATTGCCTCCCATAATGCGATCATTCCAATCTGAAAGAACTCATCATGGTTTTTATAAATGTGAAGTATCTTTATTTGCTTTTTGATCATGTTTTCATATTGCTTAAAAATCTCTTCGAACTTTTTTTCTGTATCCATGAATGGCTTCCTTTTTGAAAAGCGCGCTTTTCAGTTATTCCGCGGTAGCTTTAACGTAAAGGAAGATGCTTTCAGTTTCCTGTCTGCATTTTTCCGCTATCGGGATGCAAAGGAAGCTATTTTAGTGGAATATTTGGAAGATTATTTCAAAATCAATGAAAATTGTTGTCTATTATTTAAAAACGGGAACAAATGTTCCTTTTTGTGTTATAATAGATTCACCAATAAAGAGGCGCAGAGGGGAGACTGTCATGCAGATCATGAAAGACTACGAAATTCACACTGAAACGATGGTACTTTTGCCGTGTTTTGATCGTTATGCGAATTTGCATACCATTGTCATTGAAGAACAAAGCTATTTTCTTGTAGCGATGCCGCCAAAAAAGGTGATCGATGCCAGTTGCCGTTATTACGGTTCGAGTTACGAAGGAAGGCTTGAAGGGATAAAGCGGGTAATGGGCATTTCAAAGAAAGCGCCAATTGCGATCAGTGCAGAACTTTCGATCTTTTTCTTTCCGCTGGAATCTCCGAACAATCATTCGTGTGTATGGCTTTCTCATACGCATATTGAAGAAATAAGGCCACTAGACAATCGGAATACAGTTATTTTATTTACAAATGGACAAGCTTTTACCGTACCGGTGCCAAAAGGCCAAATCGAAACTAAAATTTTACGGACAGCACAGTATCGCCATCTACTAAAAAATCGGATCGAAGTAGGGAAGCGGCAGCATCATGTGTACCAATTACAAAAAGAGGACGTTCAATTTGTTTATGATCCTGTGAAACAGGCATACCACATTAAAAAACATGAGTGATAATGGTATAATGGAGACTCCGAGGGAGGCTTCATGATGCCTAAAATTACGAGAGGAACGCCAGCTTTCTGGCGTACGGGAAGCGCTTTGTTTTTAGGAGGATTTGTTGTCCTGATCCTGTTATATACAACACAGCCGCTTTTTCCGATTTTTTCCGAGGAATTTGGTGTATCGCCCGCAACAGCAAGCTTAACAATCTCATTAACGACTGGTTCGTTGGCGATTTTTATGCTGATTACAGCCGGGTTGTCAGAATCTTGGGGAAAGAAAAAGTTGATGACACTGTCACTTTTTCTTTCTTCGGCTTTAACGATTATTATAGCGTTTAGTCCTAATTTTACCGTGCTGCTTCTGTTAAGGTTATTGCTTGGTATAACAATTGCTGGTTTGCCTGCGATTGCGATGGCTTATGTAAATGAGGAATTTCATCCGAAAAGCATTGGCTTTGTGATGGGGCTTTACGTTTCTGGCAACACGCTTGGCGGGATGACAGGCAGAATTTTGACAGGGGTTGTTACGGATTATTCCTCATGGAGAATTGCTTTTTTTATTGTTGGTTTTTTATGTCTTTTGTGCAGTGTTTGGTT
This is a stretch of genomic DNA from Pueribacillus theae. It encodes these proteins:
- a CDS encoding Ger(x)C family spore germination protein codes for the protein MKRKCILLLTSFFSLFLLAGCWSKTELNDLAIATAMAIDKAEDGYLVSVQVLNPSQIASQQTMMTTETAVTTYHSSGGTILEALRELTKEIPGKLYLAHIRIVIFGEEVAREGIRKPLDFLSRDYEFRTDFYILVSRYGMASPLLNVLTSLERIPANSIFTTLQMSQTRWAPTKGVTLDELIENLVKLGQDPVLTGIYVKGEEQAGNSIKNIELVDPPAVLKVDNLAAFHGDRLIDWLNNEESMGYIYVLGNVRSTIEHIPCDKDDNGKVTIEIMQSTPEVKAKVVKGEPKVGIKVKAEGNVADVECLIDLTDPKKIQELQETIEKTIEEKIEKVVEKAKNDLQSDILGFGEAIHRSNPKLWKKLKNEWKEHFPTISHTTKVEVKIRRFGTITDSFQEESED
- a CDS encoding spore germination protein, with translation MFKKKLKTTVKKKNGNESKQQDEKKEKNPISHSLIKNIERIKQITGNSNDIVIREFRAGVEQNIHLAIVYTDGLADEDFIHNYILESLMLNIRESKLNRTDAKIFHPVDFIASAFLTVGDLKSVDDFDTALNHILSGNTIILIDGSHSCFACDTRGWNDRSIEEPSAQTVIRGPKDSFTETLRTNTALIRRRVKDPNLRIEGKVIGKRTKTDVSIVYIKGIADSKVVEEVHKRLDRINIDSILESGYIEELIEDGTYSPFPTVYHTERPDSTAASLLEGRVAILVDGTPFVLLVPAIFMQFLQSAEDYYQRFDIGTFIRLLRHITFFLALLTPAVYIAVTTFHQEMLPTQLLVSLAAQREAIPFPAIVEAVLMEVTFEILREAGVRMPRAVGPAISIVGALVLGEAAVNAGLVSSAMVIVVSITAIASFVFPAYNLAIAVRILRFLFMLLASMFGLFGIILGLIVMVLHLCSLRSFGVPYLSPLGPYYKKDIKDTAVRFPWWAMTTRPYLIGKNNLNREDSPPPKPPKNRGN
- a CDS encoding trimeric intracellular cation channel family protein; the protein is MVWDVLNVIGTIAFAISGAIIAMEEEYDILGVYILGFATAFGGGTVRNILIDLPLSHIWQQNILFYIAILVIGIVFFLPNSWIESYSKWAWGVFFDAIGLGAFAIQGALYAYNMNHPLIAVVVAAALTGAGGGVIRDLLARRQPLILKKEMYAVWAMMGGLIVGLGLANHDILLYFVLALIVACRMLAHHYGWQLPRKKRKGEESSA
- a CDS encoding sigma-70 family RNA polymerase sigma factor; translation: MDTEKKFEEIFKQYENMIKKQIKILHIYKNHDEFFQIGMIALWEAMQRYDQRKGNFSAYAYVTVRGKMLEQLKKEKRYGERHTAAFETAIDQNTYSFSETLLDEEQFRSYLAPLSEKQKTWAIEAILNQKTITEIAEEHGATKEAVKSWRKEALKKLRKRGPSFAFH
- a CDS encoding competence protein ComK, translated to MQIMKDYEIHTETMVLLPCFDRYANLHTIVIEEQSYFLVAMPPKKVIDASCRYYGSSYEGRLEGIKRVMGISKKAPIAISAELSIFFFPLESPNNHSCVWLSHTHIEEIRPLDNRNTVILFTNGQAFTVPVPKGQIETKILRTAQYRHLLKNRIEVGKRQHHVYQLQKEDVQFVYDPVKQAYHIKKHE